Proteins encoded within one genomic window of Alteribacter populi:
- the rlmH gene encoding 23S rRNA (pseudouridine(1915)-N(3))-methyltransferase RlmH, whose protein sequence is MNITIITVGKLKEKYLKQGIQEYTKRLSAYANMQVVEVPDEKAPENMSEADTLNVKDKEGQRILAKINQDTHVIALAIEGKKWTSERLAKELDSLATYGKSKIAFVIGGSVGLSDEVLQRANGKLSFSDMTFPHQLMRLILVEQVYRAFKINRGEPYHK, encoded by the coding sequence GTGAATATCACAATTATAACCGTCGGAAAACTAAAAGAAAAATACTTAAAGCAAGGCATCCAAGAATACACAAAGCGCCTCTCCGCCTACGCCAACATGCAAGTCGTCGAAGTCCCCGACGAAAAAGCACCTGAAAACATGAGCGAAGCCGACACCCTCAATGTCAAAGACAAAGAAGGCCAACGTATCCTCGCCAAAATCAACCAAGACACCCACGTCATTGCTCTCGCCATTGAAGGCAAGAAATGGACATCTGAACGACTCGCTAAAGAACTCGACAGCCTCGCAACATACGGAAAAAGCAAAATAGCGTTTGTAATCGGCGGATCAGTTGGGTTGAGTGACGAGGTCTTGCAGCGGGCTAATGGAAAGTTGTCTTTCTCCGATATGACCTTCCCCCATCAGTTAATGAGGCTGATTTTAGTGGAGCAGGTGTACAGGGCGTTTAAGATTAATCGGGGTGAACCGTATCATAAGTAA
- a CDS encoding S1C family serine protease, giving the protein MGYYDSHQPSRQKEKGSSKKVGISSFVGAILGALIVVFSVPVLANNGLLPYNVAPKGEDAMEAMVGEETETVPELQSVDVSISSEVIDAVDKVNDAVVGVVNVQQSSGHNFWERSGEGTGSGVIYKKEEDRAFIVTNQHVINNAQEIDVTLSDGSRIPAELVGEDVLTDLAVLEVEGDKIDTVAEFGSSDTLRAGEPAIAIGNPLSFEGSVTLGIISAIERSVPVDLSGNGQPDWNAEVLQTDAAINPGNSGGALLNLQGQVIGINSMKIAQQAVEGIGFAIPSAIAMPTIEDLEEHGEVRRPQMGVMIRSLQEIPSFHWRDTLGLPEDVSGGVYVEGAEPDSPAANAGLQEGDVIVALDDTEMKDAHDLRKFLYTEKSIGDSMEVTYYRNGERQTADLTLEQQIF; this is encoded by the coding sequence ATGGGGTACTATGATAGTCATCAGCCAAGTCGACAAAAAGAAAAAGGTTCTTCAAAAAAAGTCGGTATTTCATCGTTTGTAGGTGCCATTCTAGGTGCACTCATCGTCGTTTTTTCGGTCCCAGTTTTAGCGAATAACGGTCTTTTACCATACAATGTCGCTCCAAAAGGGGAAGATGCAATGGAAGCGATGGTCGGTGAAGAAACCGAGACGGTACCGGAGCTTCAATCCGTCGATGTCTCCATTAGCTCAGAAGTAATTGATGCTGTTGATAAAGTAAACGATGCAGTCGTGGGTGTCGTAAATGTACAGCAGTCTTCCGGTCATAATTTTTGGGAGCGAAGTGGTGAAGGAACAGGATCTGGTGTGATTTATAAAAAAGAAGAGGATCGTGCATTTATTGTAACGAACCAGCATGTTATAAACAATGCACAAGAAATTGACGTCACGCTTTCTGACGGCTCGAGAATACCCGCTGAATTAGTTGGAGAAGATGTCTTAACCGATTTAGCTGTTTTAGAAGTAGAAGGCGATAAAATAGACACTGTCGCTGAATTCGGCAGCTCTGACACGCTTCGTGCAGGTGAGCCTGCGATCGCGATCGGAAATCCGCTATCTTTTGAAGGCTCAGTGACACTGGGGATCATTAGTGCTATTGAAAGAAGTGTTCCCGTTGATTTAAGTGGAAATGGGCAGCCTGACTGGAACGCAGAAGTCTTACAAACAGACGCCGCGATTAACCCTGGAAACAGCGGAGGTGCGTTACTCAATCTTCAAGGCCAAGTCATTGGAATTAACTCAATGAAAATTGCTCAACAAGCAGTAGAAGGTATCGGTTTTGCAATTCCATCTGCGATTGCTATGCCAACCATTGAAGACTTAGAAGAGCATGGGGAAGTCCGTCGTCCACAAATGGGTGTGATGATTCGCTCACTTCAAGAAATTCCGAGCTTCCATTGGCGAGATACCCTTGGACTACCTGAAGATGTCTCAGGTGGCGTTTATGTCGAAGGAGCCGAGCCGGACTCACCAGCTGCAAACGCAGGTCTTCAAGAAGGTGACGTTATCGTGGCGCTCGATGATACAGAAATGAAAGACGCTCATGATCTCCGAAAATTCCTCTATACGGAAAAATCGATCGGTGACTCGATGGAAGTAACATACTACCGGAACGGTGAACGCCAAACGGCAGATTTGACACTTGAGCAGCAAATATTTTAA
- a CDS encoding amino acid ABC transporter permease → MLEGIISPHFTDTLPFLYRGLQLTIYITFAGIFFGFILGTIFGLMRLSKSKIIYGIATTYIELVRGTPILVQALFLYFGVSDFFGINFDAVTAGIIAIAINAGAYIAEIVRGGVESIDKGQMEAGRSIGLSATQTMRYIIWPQAFKRMIPPLGNQFIISLKDTSIFAVISVNEVTYLIRQYISTTGSPFVPLVMLCFAYLIITIPSMLILRRIERRLDV, encoded by the coding sequence ATGCTTGAAGGAATCATTAGCCCACACTTTACAGACACCCTCCCATTTCTCTATAGAGGGTTACAATTAACCATTTATATAACCTTTGCCGGTATCTTTTTTGGATTCATTTTAGGGACGATCTTTGGTTTAATGCGGCTGTCGAAGAGTAAAATCATTTATGGAATTGCGACAACCTATATCGAGTTAGTACGTGGTACGCCTATTTTAGTACAAGCCTTATTTCTTTACTTTGGGGTCTCTGACTTTTTTGGGATAAATTTCGATGCTGTGACTGCTGGGATCATCGCGATTGCGATCAATGCTGGTGCTTACATTGCTGAAATTGTCCGTGGCGGTGTCGAGTCGATTGATAAAGGCCAAATGGAGGCTGGACGTTCAATTGGTTTAAGTGCAACGCAAACGATGCGTTATATTATTTGGCCACAAGCATTTAAACGAATGATTCCACCATTAGGAAACCAGTTCATTATCAGCTTAAAGGACACGTCAATTTTTGCTGTTATTTCCGTAAATGAAGTAACGTATTTGATCAGACAATATATTAGTACGACCGGAAGTCCATTCGTCCCACTCGTTATGCTTTGCTTTGCTTATTTGATCATTACGATTCCTTCCATGTTAATTTTACGACGCATTGAACGGAGGTTAGATGTTTAA
- a CDS encoding amino acid ABC transporter ATP-binding protein gives MIKVTDLHKAFGELEVLKGINAEVKEKEVVCVIGPSGSGKSTFLRCLNLLEQVTSGEVMIDGENLTDPKININKLRSQVGMVFQHFNLFPHKTVLQNVTLGPLKVKDMSKEEADDLAHSLLDKVGLSDKADVYPGSLSGGQKQRVAIARSLAMNPKVMLFDEPTSALDPELVGGVLEAMKDLAKEGMTMVVVTHEMGFAREMGDRVIFMDDGKIMEEGSPQDLFDNPQHPRTQDFLRMVL, from the coding sequence ATGATAAAAGTTACTGATCTACATAAAGCCTTTGGAGAATTGGAAGTCCTAAAGGGAATTAATGCAGAGGTTAAAGAAAAAGAAGTGGTCTGTGTCATTGGTCCATCCGGATCTGGAAAAAGTACGTTCTTACGATGTTTGAATCTATTAGAACAAGTAACCTCTGGCGAAGTCATGATTGACGGAGAAAACTTAACAGATCCTAAGATCAACATTAACAAGCTGCGTTCACAAGTGGGGATGGTGTTTCAACACTTCAACCTCTTTCCCCACAAGACTGTTTTGCAAAATGTAACGTTAGGTCCGTTAAAAGTAAAGGACATGTCCAAGGAAGAAGCAGATGATCTCGCCCACTCTTTATTAGATAAAGTCGGTTTGTCCGACAAAGCGGACGTCTATCCAGGAAGCTTATCAGGTGGACAAAAGCAGCGTGTTGCAATAGCAAGATCCCTTGCGATGAATCCTAAAGTTATGCTATTTGATGAACCTACTTCAGCACTAGACCCTGAATTAGTTGGCGGTGTACTTGAAGCAATGAAAGATCTTGCCAAAGAAGGAATGACGATGGTCGTAGTCACTCACGAAATGGGCTTCGCACGCGAAATGGGCGACCGCGTCATTTTTATGGATGATGGTAAAATCATGGAAGAAGGCAGTCCCCAGGACCTTTTCGATAACCCTCAACACCCGAGAACGCAGGATTTCTTGCGGATGGTATTGTAG
- a CDS encoding cell division protein ZapB: MESNLLSLAQKYQREHEWRKAIDCYKQYINEKTGVCEDTVYAAYARSLRIIGQTSLAKATLVEAKKQHPHSETILLEFHNLYDFLGDWNAAKTVANSLIKMSPKKADYHLRLGRTYSFLSEYKKAKKAYRTALELKHQLPLDSLIENIQRSFAENPNEVSSKYIFIDGKNNLGAFVHDHGDKKYFTKISLYKNKSTGAGREETFYKNLCADFPQLKSLVPQYVDSQIIDQISYLTIEMIDSLPITSEHLQKVIETSQQVSTVKYREVIDSYPIPNYVFQYKKGRAISVVHFFTHIHKEAYNQKIFESLHLITKNHNYPKAVIQIIHRLEAVIMNNQLYKYMVPDKHYSLLHGDFAFQNQMINKADETPRIIDWTSYTVGPHFIDIARYMTSLLIPYPKVKNCYLDDHDTGGKLTNIEEIFFLYALILFYFQKFGRKRIETEVSNFLLPALEDLEKLVLKMNTSIEGDHLSEEKQRLTEEMKEKELKINQLEQRLTIVKEEKEHLKKRLKNVLSSKSWKITRPLRIFTERLKKNG, translated from the coding sequence ATGGAATCGAATTTATTGAGTTTAGCCCAAAAATATCAACGAGAACATGAGTGGAGAAAAGCTATTGATTGCTATAAGCAATATATCAATGAAAAAACCGGGGTATGCGAGGATACGGTTTATGCTGCCTATGCCAGAAGCCTGCGGATCATTGGTCAAACGAGCTTAGCAAAAGCAACCCTTGTTGAGGCGAAAAAGCAACATCCTCATAGCGAGACCATTCTTCTTGAGTTCCATAATCTATACGATTTTTTGGGAGACTGGAATGCAGCAAAAACAGTTGCCAACAGCTTAATCAAAATGTCCCCTAAAAAGGCAGACTATCATCTTCGATTAGGGAGAACCTATTCATTTTTATCAGAATATAAGAAAGCCAAAAAAGCATATCGAACCGCTTTAGAACTTAAGCATCAATTACCTCTTGATTCTTTAATTGAAAATATTCAGAGGAGCTTTGCGGAAAACCCAAATGAAGTTAGCTCTAAGTATATTTTTATAGATGGGAAAAACAATCTAGGTGCCTTTGTTCATGACCACGGCGATAAAAAATATTTCACAAAGATCTCCTTGTATAAGAATAAAAGTACCGGAGCTGGTCGTGAGGAGACATTCTATAAAAATTTGTGTGCAGATTTTCCGCAGTTGAAGAGCTTAGTACCTCAATACGTTGATTCACAAATTATTGACCAAATCTCTTATTTAACGATCGAAATGATTGATTCTCTCCCAATAACCTCTGAACATTTGCAGAAGGTTATCGAGACATCTCAGCAGGTTTCTACTGTTAAATATCGAGAGGTTATTGACAGCTATCCAATTCCTAACTATGTCTTCCAATACAAAAAAGGAAGAGCCATTTCTGTTGTTCATTTTTTTACACATATCCATAAAGAAGCGTATAATCAAAAAATTTTTGAATCACTGCATTTAATCACCAAAAATCACAATTACCCTAAAGCTGTCATTCAAATCATTCATCGATTAGAAGCCGTCATTATGAATAATCAGCTATACAAGTATATGGTGCCTGATAAGCACTACTCATTACTGCATGGTGACTTCGCTTTTCAAAACCAAATGATCAATAAAGCAGATGAAACACCTCGTATTATCGATTGGACATCTTATACGGTTGGTCCGCACTTTATCGATATTGCAAGGTATATGACGAGTTTATTAATCCCTTATCCAAAGGTAAAGAATTGTTATCTCGATGATCATGACACAGGTGGAAAGCTAACAAATATTGAAGAGATCTTTTTTTTGTACGCATTAATTCTTTTTTACTTTCAAAAATTTGGTCGAAAGAGAATCGAAACCGAAGTATCCAACTTCCTCCTACCAGCCTTAGAGGATTTAGAAAAATTAGTGTTGAAAATGAATACGTCCATTGAAGGTGATCATTTGAGTGAGGAAAAGCAACGATTAACAGAGGAAATGAAAGAAAAAGAGCTTAAAATTAACCAACTGGAACAAAGACTCACGATCGTCAAAGAAGAAAAGGAGCATTTGAAAAAACGATTAAAAAACGTGTTATCCAGTAAATCATGGAAAATAACGAGACCCTTACGCATCTTTACTGAACGATTAAAGAAAAACGGATAA
- a CDS encoding malate:quinone oxidoreductase translates to MKIFCIRTVKMSSETKTDVILIGAGIMSATLGTLLKELVPDWEITVFEKLESAGEESSNEWNNAGTGHAALCELNYTVEQPDGSIDISKAIKINEQFQVSMQFWSYLVNSNLIRNPQDFIMRLPHMSFVHGEQNVDFLNKRFKALSYNPLFQGLEYTDDPEKLKEWIPLIMEGRTSNEPIAATKIDSGTDVNFGALTRTLFDHLKSKNVDINYKHSVHDVKRTSDGLWELKVRNLDSGNVERHTAKFVFIGGGGGSLHLLQKSGIPEGKHIGGFPVSGLFMACNNPFVVEQHHAKVYGKAKVGAPPMSVPHLDTRYIDDKKSLLFGPFAGFSPKFLKYGSIFDLLTSVKPNNVLTMLAAGAKEMSLTKYLIQQVMLSKEKRMEELREFIPNAKSEDWDLVVAGQRVQVIKDTEAGGKGTLQFGTEVITAEDGSIAALLGASPGASTAVQVMLDIIQKCFPQHMEEWEPKIKEMIPSYNESLMENTELLHDIHTSTAQILGLEDKKHANEKSDTRILQEV, encoded by the coding sequence CTGAAAATCTTTTGTATAAGGACGGTAAAAATGAGCAGTGAAACTAAAACAGATGTAATTTTAATTGGAGCCGGAATCATGAGTGCGACTTTAGGGACACTCTTAAAAGAATTAGTACCGGATTGGGAAATTACAGTGTTTGAAAAGCTAGAAAGCGCTGGAGAAGAAAGCTCCAATGAATGGAATAATGCGGGCACAGGGCATGCGGCATTGTGTGAGCTTAACTACACCGTTGAACAACCGGACGGATCCATAGACATTAGCAAGGCTATAAAAATTAATGAACAGTTCCAGGTTTCAATGCAGTTTTGGTCTTACCTCGTAAACAGTAATCTAATACGTAATCCGCAGGACTTTATCATGCGATTACCTCATATGAGTTTTGTACATGGGGAACAAAATGTAGATTTTTTAAACAAACGTTTTAAAGCGCTTTCATATAATCCGTTGTTTCAAGGGTTGGAATATACAGATGACCCTGAAAAACTGAAGGAATGGATTCCGCTTATTATGGAAGGCCGTACTTCGAATGAACCGATTGCAGCAACAAAGATCGACTCTGGAACGGATGTTAACTTTGGTGCTTTAACGCGCACGTTATTTGACCATTTAAAGAGTAAAAATGTCGATATAAATTATAAACACAGTGTTCATGATGTCAAACGTACGAGCGATGGCTTGTGGGAATTGAAAGTACGGAATCTCGATAGCGGTAATGTCGAACGCCATACTGCTAAATTTGTCTTTATCGGGGGCGGGGGAGGAAGCTTACATTTACTGCAAAAATCCGGTATACCCGAAGGAAAACATATTGGAGGATTCCCAGTAAGCGGGCTATTTATGGCATGTAACAATCCGTTTGTTGTAGAGCAGCACCATGCAAAAGTATACGGTAAAGCTAAAGTTGGTGCGCCTCCAATGTCAGTTCCCCACCTTGACACAAGATATATCGACGACAAAAAATCTTTGCTATTTGGACCATTTGCTGGCTTCTCACCAAAGTTTTTAAAATACGGTTCAATATTTGATTTGTTAACCTCTGTAAAACCGAATAATGTCTTAACGATGTTGGCGGCAGGAGCAAAAGAGATGTCATTGACAAAATACTTGATTCAGCAAGTGATGTTATCGAAAGAAAAGCGTATGGAAGAGTTACGTGAGTTTATCCCGAACGCCAAAAGTGAGGATTGGGATTTAGTCGTAGCTGGCCAGCGTGTGCAAGTAATCAAAGATACTGAAGCTGGTGGTAAAGGAACGCTTCAATTTGGTACGGAAGTGATTACGGCCGAAGACGGTTCGATTGCAGCATTATTAGGCGCTTCACCCGGTGCTTCTACCGCTGTTCAAGTTATGCTTGATATCATCCAAAAGTGCTTCCCGCAACATATGGAAGAGTGGGAACCGAAAATCAAAGAAATGATTCCTTCTTATAATGAATCGCTAATGGAAAACACAGAGCTTCTGCATGATATTCATACTTCAACAGCACAGATACTTGGCCTAGAAGATAAAAAACATGCAAATGAGAAAAGTGATACTCGTATATTACAGGAAGTATAA
- a CDS encoding DNA alkylation repair protein: MYISNGAKEPVFGVATGAMKPIAKKIKLNQPLAEELYATGNYDAMYFVGIIAEPKAMSESDFDRWMDSAYFYMLSDYVVAVTLAEADIAQEVADKWISSGKALRMSGGWSCYCWLLGNLQDHEFSESKISNMLDMVENTIHDSPERTKSAMNNFLYSVGISYLPLNEKAVETAKAVGTVEVKRDKKKSSFLNAYESIQKEMDKGKLGFKRKYVRC; encoded by the coding sequence GTGTACATATCCAATGGTGCGAAAGAGCCGGTTTTTGGCGTAGCTACAGGTGCTATGAAACCAATAGCCAAGAAAATAAAATTAAATCAACCTTTAGCTGAAGAACTTTATGCCACAGGGAACTATGATGCAATGTATTTTGTAGGCATTATTGCAGAGCCAAAAGCAATGTCTGAGTCGGATTTTGATCGTTGGATGGATTCAGCATATTTTTATATGTTATCCGATTATGTGGTCGCAGTAACTTTAGCGGAAGCAGATATTGCACAAGAAGTTGCTGATAAATGGATCTCAAGTGGTAAAGCGCTGAGAATGTCAGGGGGCTGGAGTTGCTATTGCTGGCTTCTAGGGAATCTCCAAGACCATGAATTTTCCGAAAGCAAGATTTCCAATATGCTTGATATGGTGGAAAATACGATTCACGATTCTCCAGAACGAACGAAATCGGCTATGAATAATTTTCTATACTCAGTGGGGATTTCCTATTTGCCGCTCAATGAAAAGGCAGTCGAGACCGCAAAGGCAGTAGGTACAGTAGAAGTCAAAAGGGACAAAAAAAAGAGCAGTTTCCTAAATGCTTACGAAAGTATTCAAAAAGAAATGGATAAAGGGAAGCTTGGTTTCAAACGCAAATATGTAAGATGTTAA
- a CDS encoding glutaredoxin family protein, with the protein MTKSAIVYSTKDCVECTLVKQMLTEAEVEFEVRDVMTDRKYQKEVEAFGFMGIPVTVIEGKAVKGLTPELQELIEKLKEEKS; encoded by the coding sequence ATGACAAAATCAGCGATTGTTTATTCAACAAAAGATTGTGTGGAGTGTACGTTGGTGAAGCAAATGCTTACTGAGGCAGAGGTTGAATTTGAGGTAAGAGATGTTATGACGGATCGTAAGTATCAAAAAGAAGTGGAAGCTTTCGGGTTTATGGGTATCCCCGTAACCGTAATAGAAGGAAAAGCTGTAAAAGGGTTGACTCCAGAACTGCAAGAGTTAATTGAAAAGCTAAAAGAGGAGAAGTCGTGA
- a CDS encoding transporter substrate-binding domain-containing protein, with translation MAASIMVACGSDSAADGDMPEYTVAIDTNYVPFEFLNTETQEMEGFDVDLIYEIADRVGFTIDLETVEFDGIVTGMGTGRYDIGIAGMTITEERAESFDFSDPYYDAGLILAVREDETEIESIDDVDGRPVATRAATTSETYLKDNTDAEIQTFPDIVNAYQDLTAGRVDAVIYDLPNVMYYIDTEALGEMKTVGDVLTGEQYGIAFPSDSELTEQVNEALAEMKEDGTYGDIYEEWFGERPE, from the coding sequence ATGGCTGCATCGATTATGGTAGCCTGCGGAAGTGATTCTGCTGCAGATGGGGACATGCCAGAGTACACTGTTGCTATTGACACTAACTACGTTCCATTTGAATTCTTAAACACTGAAACACAAGAGATGGAAGGCTTTGACGTCGATCTTATTTATGAAATTGCAGACAGAGTTGGCTTTACTATTGATTTAGAAACAGTAGAATTCGATGGGATCGTAACAGGAATGGGGACAGGTCGTTATGATATCGGTATTGCTGGCATGACGATTACAGAAGAAAGAGCCGAAAGCTTTGACTTCTCTGATCCCTATTATGATGCAGGATTAATTTTAGCTGTTAGAGAAGATGAAACTGAAATCGAATCTATTGATGATGTCGATGGCAGACCGGTAGCGACACGTGCTGCTACAACAAGTGAAACGTACTTGAAAGATAACACAGATGCTGAAATCCAGACCTTCCCAGATATCGTGAATGCCTATCAAGACCTCACTGCTGGTCGCGTAGATGCTGTCATTTATGACCTTCCAAATGTCATGTATTACATTGATACAGAAGCACTTGGTGAAATGAAAACTGTAGGTGACGTACTAACAGGTGAACAATACGGAATTGCCTTTCCATCCGATTCTGAATTAACTGAACAAGTGAATGAAGCGTTAGCAGAAATGAAGGAAGATGGCACATACGGTGATATTTATGAAGAATGGTTCGGTGAGCGTCCAGAATAA
- a CDS encoding nitrilase-related carbon-nitrogen hydrolase: MIKIAAIQMRSEKALVDVNRKKAVAFVKEAAANGAKLICLPELWVSGYGLKTSMFHQLAEHVEGTTVTMFQQLAKALRVVLIVPFPEREELDKSLFISAAIINVDGKICGIQRKSLIWGTENKTFLPGEKKYPVYKTAAGNLGVLICYDIEFPEPARLLALQKADLIVVPSVWSIKAQQRWDIQLPARALDNSVYVLGVNAVSEGVCGKSKFISPRGTVLKEGSATNEGIIYGNIDMNTIQSVRNDIPYMKDYPPEFTPRG; encoded by the coding sequence ATGATAAAAATTGCAGCGATCCAAATGCGTTCAGAAAAAGCTTTGGTTGATGTAAATAGAAAAAAAGCAGTAGCCTTTGTTAAAGAAGCAGCTGCGAATGGAGCTAAACTTATTTGTTTGCCTGAATTATGGGTTTCCGGTTATGGATTAAAAACGTCAATGTTCCATCAATTGGCTGAACATGTTGAAGGAACAACAGTGACGATGTTTCAGCAATTAGCTAAAGCACTAAGAGTTGTCTTAATCGTTCCTTTTCCTGAACGAGAAGAACTTGATAAAAGCCTTTTTATCTCAGCTGCGATCATTAATGTTGATGGCAAAATTTGTGGCATTCAACGAAAATCCCTGATCTGGGGAACGGAAAACAAAACCTTTTTACCTGGAGAAAAAAAGTACCCTGTATATAAAACAGCAGCAGGAAATTTAGGTGTGCTTATTTGCTACGATATCGAATTCCCTGAACCCGCAAGACTGCTCGCTTTACAAAAAGCCGATTTGATTGTTGTCCCTTCTGTTTGGAGTATTAAAGCGCAACAAAGGTGGGATATTCAATTGCCTGCCAGAGCGCTAGATAATTCTGTTTATGTGTTAGGGGTTAATGCTGTCAGTGAAGGTGTTTGTGGAAAAAGTAAGTTTATTAGCCCTCGGGGAACGGTTTTGAAGGAAGGCTCTGCTACGAATGAAGGGATCATATATGGCAATATCGATATGAATACAATACAATCCGTCAGAAATGACATTCCTTATATGAAAGATTATCCCCCGGAATTTACACCCAGGGGCTAA
- a CDS encoding CxxH/CxxC protein, with amino-acid sequence MMYYCCEEHIDMAIEDIVDYYALPPKIDKLTDEKQLSTTCNYCSNNAFYQVDK; translated from the coding sequence ATGATGTATTACTGCTGTGAAGAACACATAGATATGGCGATAGAGGATATTGTCGATTATTATGCACTTCCGCCAAAAATCGACAAACTCACAGATGAAAAACAGTTGTCCACAACCTGTAATTACTGTAGTAACAATGCTTTTTATCAAGTCGACAAATAA
- a CDS encoding methyl-accepting chemotaxis protein, whose product MLLSVKNRIILVLSTIVLFVSVVVHFLHRFLNLSDFFGHVHSHQISYITNIFLFVPIVLFIICFVLYRLKKDHPLLPLLNTLTITFSSMSMIAGGEGMVEYHFSIFMVVAMVGYYERVNLILIMTGLFAIQHLAGTVVLTEYVFGTHHYTFSMVLIHAVFLIGTSGAIIWQIINKRKLVADLDEREEKQQILNGIVEKLSLTSEKLIQASSQIKTNYDSNRLALKDIVTHIQEISSAANTQKAQTIDSSKSIQEIASGIEQIAVTSSNVSEVSLKTVQEATDGNAMIQKTVQQMNSINDTVSISSEKVMLLNHRSKEIGEIVGLITDISSQTNLLALNAAIEAARAGEQGKGFAVVADEVRKLAEQSSESASKITELVNAIQEDTNTSVDSMNQIMNEVRGGLDIVQETGEIFGKIQTSIDGVANQIKEISFSTREVTAASEQASASFQEMTSFAETATDHAVNVANASEEQLSSVEFLSDLIATLNGVTLELEELIKKTEELK is encoded by the coding sequence TTGTTATTAAGTGTAAAGAATCGAATTATTCTTGTTTTATCTACTATCGTCCTATTTGTATCGGTTGTCGTACATTTCCTACATCGGTTTCTAAATTTATCTGATTTTTTTGGACATGTACATTCTCATCAGATTAGCTACATTACTAACATTTTTCTTTTTGTACCCATTGTCCTCTTTATCATTTGTTTTGTTCTTTATCGATTGAAAAAGGACCATCCGCTATTGCCGCTTTTAAATACGCTTACGATTACGTTTAGTAGTATGTCAATGATCGCTGGTGGGGAAGGGATGGTTGAGTATCACTTTTCGATTTTCATGGTAGTCGCGATGGTCGGCTATTATGAAAGAGTAAACTTAATTTTAATAATGACTGGGTTATTTGCTATTCAGCATTTGGCAGGAACGGTGGTCTTAACTGAATATGTTTTTGGAACACATCATTATACCTTTTCAATGGTACTTATTCATGCAGTATTCTTGATCGGGACGTCAGGTGCGATCATTTGGCAAATTATAAATAAGAGAAAGTTAGTTGCTGACCTCGACGAAAGGGAAGAAAAACAACAAATTTTAAATGGTATTGTTGAGAAGTTATCTCTCACTTCTGAGAAATTAATACAGGCATCATCACAAATTAAAACGAATTATGATTCAAATCGGTTAGCGCTCAAAGACATCGTAACTCATATTCAAGAAATTTCGAGCGCAGCAAATACTCAAAAGGCACAGACGATTGATAGTTCCAAATCAATTCAGGAAATAGCATCAGGAATTGAACAAATTGCGGTAACGTCGTCTAATGTGTCAGAAGTATCGCTTAAGACAGTACAAGAAGCTACTGATGGTAATGCTATGATCCAAAAAACTGTTCAACAAATGAATTCAATTAATGATACTGTTAGCATTTCTTCTGAGAAAGTGATGTTGTTGAATCATCGCTCCAAAGAAATTGGAGAAATCGTTGGTTTAATTACAGATATCTCTTCACAAACGAACCTACTAGCTTTAAATGCAGCGATTGAAGCAGCAAGAGCGGGAGAGCAAGGAAAGGGGTTTGCTGTTGTAGCGGATGAAGTAAGAAAGTTAGCTGAACAATCTTCTGAATCTGCAAGTAAAATTACAGAACTCGTTAACGCTATTCAAGAAGATACAAATACGTCTGTAGATTCTATGAATCAAATTATGAATGAGGTCAGAGGTGGATTAGATATCGTCCAGGAAACAGGAGAAATCTTTGGCAAAATTCAAACGTCTATTGATGGGGTTGCTAATCAAATTAAGGAAATATCATTTTCAACTAGAGAGGTAACAGCTGCATCAGAACAAGCATCGGCGTCATTTCAAGAGATGACCTCTTTTGCAGAAACAGCAACTGACCATGCTGTAAATGTAGCCAATGCTTCTGAGGAACAACTGTCTTCTGTAGAATTTCTTTCCGATCTAATCGCTACTCTTAATGGTGTTACCCTGGAATTGGAAGAGTTAATCAAAAAGACCGAAGAATTGAAGTGA